The region AGGATTCGCGCTGCGATCGACGCCCCCGCGTTCCAGATAGCGGTCGTACCAGTCCATCTCCCGTGCCAGGCCGTCAGCGACCTCCTGCGTGGCAGCACGCACGGTCAGCAGGTCGATAGCGTCGCGAACCTCGGTGACCTCAGAGAACATCACTGTTGCTCCGGCACGCACCAGCAGGTCCGCTGCATACCCGACAGCGGGATTCGCAGTCACGCCGGAGAACGCATCGCTTCCCCCACACTGCAGCCCGACGACGAGATCCGATGCAGGACGGGTGACGCGGCGGCGCTGGTTGAGTTGGGCCAGCCGATGCTCGGCCATCTTCATGATGGCCTCGACCATCTCTCCGAAGCTGCGGTGCTCCTCATCCTGCAGCCGTACCACGTAAGGTTCTGAAGACAGCACCGGCAGTGTGCTGCTGGGGAGCATTCGCACGGGCTGCAGCTTCTCGCAGCCCAGGCTGACGACCATGGGGGCCCCACCGAGGTTCGGATTCAGGCTCAGGTTGCGCAGCGTACGGATGGGAATCTCGGCACCGGGAGCATCGATGGCTACACCGCAGCCGTACAGGTGCGTAATGGCGATGACATCGTCAACGTTGGGGTAGCGGTGCAACAGTTCGGCCTTGATCCGCTTGACCGCATACTCCACCGTGGCCGAGACGCACTGGACGGTAGTGCTGATGCCGAGGATGTTCTTCGTCCCCACGGACCCGTCATCATTCACATAGCCTTCGAAGGTGAAGCCTTCAAGCGGAGGAAGGGAAGACGGATCCTCCGCAGGCCCTGGGAGCCGATCGAGCGCCGGTGGCTGCGGCAGCGTTAGAATCCCTTCATGCACCCAGCTTCCGGCCGCGATCTCCGTGGCTGCGTAGCCGATCACAACGCCATAGCGAACCACGGCTGCTCCTGCGGGAATTGCGGTCAAGGCGACCTTGTGTGCCTCTGGAACCGCCTCCGTGAGCGCCAGTCCTGATGCAAAGACAGCTCCTGCAGGCAGGCCGCCTTCGTTTACGACGATGGCGACGTT is a window of Edaphobacter sp. 12200R-103 DNA encoding:
- the garD gene encoding galactarate dehydratase, which encodes MPIFDPRYVQVHPADNVAIVVNEGGLPAGAVFASGLALTEAVPEAHKVALTAIPAGAAVVRYGVVIGYAATEIAAGSWVHEGILTLPQPPALDRLPGPAEDPSSLPPLEGFTFEGYVNDDGSVGTKNILGISTTVQCVSATVEYAVKRIKAELLHRYPNVDDVIAITHLYGCGVAIDAPGAEIPIRTLRNLSLNPNLGGAPMVVSLGCEKLQPVRMLPSSTLPVLSSEPYVVRLQDEEHRSFGEMVEAIMKMAEHRLAQLNQRRRVTRPASDLVVGLQCGGSDAFSGVTANPAVGYAADLLVRAGATVMFSEVTEVRDAIDLLTVRAATQEVADGLAREMDWYDRYLERGGVDRSANPTPGNKSGGLTNIVEKALGSIVKSGSTPIRGVFGPGERVTTKGLVFAATPASDFVCGTLQLAASMNMHVFTTGRGTPYGLAMAPVIKVASRTALAERWSDLIDVNAGTIATGEATIPQVGEEIFRLILDVASGRSKTCADRWGLHNEFALFNPAPIT